The DNA segment TAATCCAAAGCCCCAGATTACTATTACTGAGGAATTTCACTTTGCAACAAATGAGAGGTTGGGTCCTCCTGCAGCAGTAGTGCAACTTTTCGATAAGGCAGGCATCAGATTGCTTTTTGGTTTTACATCAAGCAGAAGTATGAGAAATTTACTGATAATTGCATTTCAAAATTTTCAGCTTTCACTGCATTCTGAAACTTCTAATCATGAGAGGAAAGAAGTTCCTAGAGTCACAATTCCAACTCCTTTCCATCTTCATACAGAGGTGTGTGAACTATGTTCTTTGCAAATGCTGGTTTTCCATTTTTCAGTTATAATCTAAGATTCTCCTGATCTCCCCTTGTTTTAGGAGCGAGGGTTTGAGAAAGAAAGGCAACTTGCAGAACAGATTTTACAGAAAGAGTTGGAAGAGGAAAGGGCTAGAATTCCAAAGGCAAACCCTTACCCGTATACTACTGATTATCCGGTGGTAAGAAGCACTATCTATTTATTACCAATGACAACACGATTACAACGATACCTTGCTCTCATTGCATTTTGGCAATTTTCGCGTGCTTGCAGATACCTCCCAAACCTGAGCCTAAGCATTGTACAAAGCCAGAAGCCTTTCAGTTAGAAAGCCTTGTAAGACACGAAGAGGAGATGCAGAGAAAGTTAGAAGAGAAAGAGAGGATGGAAAGAGAGGAGGCACAACGAAGAATATTTAGAGCACAGCCCATTTTAAACGAGTAAGTTCCAGTACTTTTATAATTCACAATTTCAGTGTGTTAGTTGAAGACAAACTGAAAGTATTTTGCAACATTATGGCAGTGACCCTCTACCACTtccacaaagggagagaaagcctCTCACTGAAATCAAGGAGTTTGTATTGCATTTGGACCATAGAGCTGTCGAAAGAACAGAATTTGATCAAAAGGTTACTCTTCACTGTTAATTCATTCTTCATGCATCTCTTTGTCATATCTGGTAATTAAGCTGTGCCAGCTTTGTTGATTTCACAGTTGACTACCGTTTTTCTGAATTCTTATTGTCAAATCTGGCCTTGTTGATTCCACAGTTGACTACCTTTTTTCTGAATTCTTATTGTCAAATCTGTTTTGTACACTTCCATCCTTCTCAGTCTTAAATAAATACTTGTTTGCTGCTCCTGAGCAGCTGTGTGTGTAGTACATCATTTGTTTTCTTCACAAGTAAAGAAGACATCATTTAATTTCCTTACAACTCCTTACATCATTTGTTTTCTAACTTTCTACTGTGAAAAGTTAGAATATTGAAGAGCTCAAAGTCCCCTTGCTAGAATTATGTCTGCTTGCATTTCTGCTTGCACATGTTTATTGTGTCTCACTGTTGAGAGAGAGGAGTGAGGAGTAGTATGAAATAACCCCTCCGGAAGCAACATCATAAAGGTGTGATCCTGAGTTTGTTGATATCATGTGCAGATTAAGGAGAAAGAATTGACATACAAGAGATTAAGAGAAGAGCAGGAATTTGCGCAGATGGTAACCACTGAAAATTTGCAATTTAGATTTTTGTTCACCTTCGGTCGGTTCATGATTATGAATTTCTTCTTGTCTCCAGATGGAAGAAGAGAAGGCAGTGAAGCAGATGAGGAGAACAATGGTGCCTCACGCAAAGCCCCTTCCAAAATTTAGCAATCCATTTGTCCCTCAGAAGTATGAAAACTGATACTAGAATCAATAGAAACCTCTGCTACCGTTGTTTCTTTATTTCTGACTAGATTGCGGTAATATGTTTACAGATCTACGAAGGAAGCTACAAAGCCAAAGTCACCAGACTTGCGTGTGAATCACAGAGTCGAGCTGCGGCAGGCATTTCACATGAGATGATTTGCTTCTGCAGTCGTTCAAGACTGTTTGAACCAGTCTGTCTGCACAATATGTAACATCTTTCTGCTGAAAGGAAGAGGAACAACTCAGGAACCGAGTGTGTGTACTACGTAGCCAGTCTTATATTCTACACAAtcaaattcttttgatgcaattgTCAGCTAGCTGGCTTTGATTCATTGTGAGTCAGGAGTCCCCAAAGCGTATCTTGATTAAATTGATAGCTTAAACAAATGCTGCAGGAAGTCAACCATCAAACTGCTCAACTATTTGGGCCTCCATTTGTTGTGTATTTCTCTCTCTAAATtttgatttattccaaacttGCAGACATTGGTCATTAGATTAGATCATAGTGGTTTGTTTTTATGTTGATGTATGGAGGAGGGTCTTAATATTTAGATGTTGCACAAATGCTAGTTCGAATTGTCACGGGGATGATTCTGGAAAAGCCCCTCAATAATTTGCCTACAACTACTTCCTGAGGTAAAGAGCTCGGCGGTTGGAGACGTGTGTATATGATGACTTCACATAAAAGCCAGGGCGAGTCTCTTTCGACGCACGTGTTTTTGGTCGGTGATCTTTCCACGGCGGTGTCATCAGGATGACAGACGACTCGGAAGCCATATCTCGCGGCATCACCACCGTTCATTAAACAACTGGATTTGATCCTGGTCAACAAAGGCTGCGAGAGAAGCGCGCGCATCCACCGTGGCCATCAGCATATCAGGATCGAGACAAGCCTCCCTTCACCGGATCATCTTGGGACCCGCTTGTAACCTGTTGTAGAGACGAATGCTTTCGCGTTCAGAGTACGTTCTGTGGCTCAGCTGTTCGAGCCCTTGCATGGTTCAGGGTGGCCGAGTCATGGGCCCCACGCGCGGAGTCCGGTTATCGTGTCCCGCTCTAGAGATCAAGTGGGTTGTTGTTTCGGTTATTAATTGTTAGCAGCTGTGGGCTCCACGAGGCCAAATAGACACTCGTCCCATCCCGCATTCTTAGAGGATGACAAAGCCCCGGACCCTGTCTTGGATAAGACAGGAGAAGCTCGTGGAGGAGTACCGAGGGAAGCGGAACGGGCGGAGGGTTTCGCCATGAGGCCACCGACTGACTCCACAACGACAACGAACGCCCCCAAGTTGGATTTCTCCGTTCATAAGATCCCGTGTCGAAGGAAGAAAGAGtgcttctttcctttttgatCTATTAATCCCCACAGCACCTCTTTTTTCCTTCACTCTCCCTTTTCCTCTTCTCTAGCCAAAAAGATATCGTTAGGTTTCGAACGCCGGTTGATCGCGAGCGGAGCAGATCTGGAGAATGACGGGGAAGGAGATCCTGCACAAGTTGAAAGTGCGTCATCAAACCTGCCTCAAATCTTGTGTTTCCATGTCTTTCAATTTTCGTTTCGCTTGTAGTATCCGTTGCCTTACCCGTACGGATCTTGATCTTGATGCTTGATTTGTGACATCATTTCTGCTCTGATCTTGTTCGTCGCTCCTTTCTTTCTTTCGATGAGTATAAATTTTGTTGAGGTTGATGCGGAATTCCACGATGCTACTCGAAAATTCGGCGGCATGGAACAAAGCAGCGATGGAAAATTTACGCCTTTTGAGCATCATTTGAATCTTTGTTGAGCTTCATATGTAGACCTCATACACTAGTTTTCTTATCTTTCTCTATAATCAAATCTATCATGCGGTTTCCAAGTGCGATTTACGTGGGATCATGTTATCCTCGCAGGCAAAAGCGGGGTTTGCTTCATCGTCAGAGACTGGAAAGGGCAGGTGCAAGATCTCTGGCAGGAATATCCGACATGGCTATCACTTGGTGAAGGGAAAAGCCAGCCATCCAATGGAGGACTATCTGGTGGCGGAATTTAAGAAAGTTGATGACCATGAATTGGGATTGTTTGCGATTTTTGATGGCCACTTGGGCCATGATGTTGCTGATTATCTGCGATCTCATCTATTCGAGAACATATTGAAAGAGGTAACCAAATTGCATTTTCAACATTTGCTTTAGCGACATTCTGTAAGATTGTTACTCATATCATCAAACATTCATGATGCAAATACTAATTACATGCTTGAATATGTAAACTCTGCTAACCTTCAGATTCCTGCAGCCTGAAATTTGGAGTGATATAGAAAGTGCAATCAGGAAAGCATATGATCGCACTGATCAGAAAATACTGGAAAAAGCAGCTGAGTTGGGAAGAGGAGGTTCTACTGCAGTTACAGCTATTTTAATAGATGGAGTAAAGCTGGTGGTAGCTAATATTGGAGATTCACGAGCTGTAATTTCAAAGAATGGTGTAGCCAGACAACTTTCTGTCGATCATGAACCAAGCACCGAGCAGCGTTTGATTGAGGAAAAGGGAGGATTTGTGTCAAACATTCCAGGTaacttataaattatttatttttgttacttTAAGTTGTTGAGGCTCCCTTCCCAATTTATTTAACCTATGAACAAAAATGGCAACAAGTTGGAACTGAATGGAAAGTGGTTGATGTGCTGTATATGCCATATATGTAGTACCTGGAGAACAGAGAAGAGTTATAATATCAAACTTGATGGATCGCCATAAAAATTTCACAACATCGTGTCAAATTTATGGTAATGATTTAAACGAATTTAATACAACGCATGGCTAAATGACAAAATTTTAAGGTAATTACTAGCTTGGTAAGAAAATAAAAGGGGCAGACTGTTTGCATGATTGGGAATCGCTAGAATTACATAGGTTTAGAACAAACTCAACTGCAATCCATGTCTTGGTAAGTTTTGGCTGAAAATATGGTTCGATTGctcaagttttcttttttctttttttttgtttatcttaCTTATTTAAGGAACTGAATGGTTTTAGTGAATTTTGGGTGACGTGTAAAATACTGCTCCTTGGTCGATGCACTACTCTCAAATTGTGTAGAGGGGACCATCGACTCCTCGGTGTCATCGCCATCCACGGTCGAGGCACTACTATCCATGTCGCTATCATATCTTTGGACTAAGCGGGTTGTTGAATGCAATTGAGAAGGTGACTCATTGCTCGACTCGATTATTTCTAATCGTGTAACTGATGCTCATGTCttccctttgcctttgcctttgtgcGTTAGGCGGATGATTGTGACGGTTGGGTAtctgtagttcctcgagcagtctgACTCCATGGTATCTGACTTCTTACAACACGCTCTGATTGAGGGGGATCTTCCTCCTATTGGGgatgtgttttcttttcttctattGCCTTAGCGATAAAACACGAAGGACGTGGAGGATCTCTTGCCTCATCAAGTAAAGGATCCTCTTGGAACTTTGAGCCATCAGTCTGCGGTTATCAAACAACACAACGTTCAGATACAACTTTTGGTACAAATCGCAGAGAATCTCAAAGAAATACAATCGGAGATCCGAGTTATAAAGGAGCTACAACAAGCAAGGACAAGGCCGTCCCAAGCAATCCCGGACGACCTCATCACCAAACTCTCAAACCTCAGTTTGTTCAGAAAGACCCAAAGAAGCAAAAGGAAGGATTTTAGTGTTCAAAGATCCCATCCAGATCCTCAGAGagttaaaataatgacaacgagaACACAGACAAGAGAGGTGTCGACATCCGCTCCCCTAGTTGAAGACCAAATGAGAGAGAGATACGAGTGAGAAAGAGTTTGAAAGAGTTGAAGAGATTGTGAGAGTAAAATGGATTGAAAGAGAGGGGGGAAAAGGATTTGAAAAACCCTTTCCTATGGTTCagacggtcaaattgaccatttgaaatagAGCAATCTCACCCTTTGATTGGTAATGATTGGATTTCGATCGTTATCGATTGGTATAGACCTTGTATCGCCTGATACAAGATCATATAATGGGTACCACCCAGTATAGGGTGGTCCGCTTATCGATACCCTAttggaccgatacataccgcccatatcgagcggtacagCTCGGTACGACGAACCCTGCTTTAGATAAGGTGCCAATTGACTAATTTATTTCTTCATGGATCTTGTAGAGTCTTTGTCCAACAAAGTGAAACAAAATTATTATAAGCATAATGTACAATTGCCTAGAAGTGTGAGTTATTGTGATAATCTTGAGCAATAAATTGATGGTTTTCTTGTCTACTGGCTTTGGCTCTTCCGAGTGTCTTTCTGCTCTCTTCTTTTGATTATCCTTCCTTCATACCTGTCATATTTCTTCTGTTTTCTTGTACCTCCTCTTTATTATTAGAATGTGATGTTCTTTAGTTTTCCGCTAAATCAGCTCTATCCATTTTTCCTGTCTTCTCCATTGTATTTTATCCTGAAATTTTCTTGTTATGCTCTAATCTCTAGAGAACATTATACCTTTATgatgaatttcataattaatgtgGACCATTTGCATCTTGCAAACAGAGAGATAGCTACTTTTAAAACTAGTCTTTATGACTTGAACTTTAACACAAAGTattttaacaaattcaaaattgtAATTCTTGTTTCCAATCAGGTAAGAAAAGTTTCCAGTGAACCAAGATTGCTGATTAATTGAACAAGCCATGGTAGAGATTTCAAGGAATATCAGCAAAGTATTCTTTACAAGACTTTATTGAACGAGAAAAACCTCAAGTACTTTGCTTGTGATAATAGATAAGAGAAGGAACCTAATGTCTCACTTGATTCCTCATTGTTAATGTATATGTTGAAAAGAAATTATTGCAAACTCACCAATCGTCCAGAGTTCTACTGATGACAGTGAAAATTATGAGCATCACCAAGTGAGAAATCAAGGGTATAACTAATTTTGAGCTTGTGTTATAAAGACAAATGATAACAAGAAAAGTCCTAAACTGGGGAGAAATATGAAGTGCAATTCTAATAATACCAAGGGAAGAACTAAGGTGTGCAGTAAACATACATGGTCAAGAAACCTTTTGAAGAAGTAAAGGTTATAGATATGTTTGATATCTTATTCATCAGACGAGAGATATTTATGAAGATATTGTTCAAGATTTAAAAAGAGATAATTAATGTGCAAAGAGGCGGTGCTAGGAGTGTTTTGTGATTATTGCAAGTAAAAAGATCTTAAGGACATTGTAAGTTCGGCTATATTTTATGGATAAAAATGCTGTACTAATAGGAAGCAACACAAAGTAGTTAGTATCTGTCACTAAGATGATAATGTTAAAATGAGTATGTGGGAaactagaaaaaataaaaatataagatttttttctAGTGAGTACAAAATTTCGAGGTGAGCAAAAAATATATAAGGTGATATGTTTAAGATGAAATGCACTTGTCCACCTATAGATGCACTTGGTTAGATGATATGGATCAATCAAAACTAGTGATGTGAGGATAGTAGAGGAAGAAAGACAGTTTTAGAAACAGTAATATAGAGATTTGGTGACTCTTAATTTGACTAGTGCGGTATATTCCTTTGGACAGAGCTTAGTAGAGTGGAAAATTCATGTAGCTTATCTTAAATAGTTGGGACGTGACGTCTTCTGAACAAAGCAGTTTGTGATAAACGACTTGGCTATGGGTAAAAGTTGTGCAGTTGGTGTATGTGAATATTTTTGAAGGTGTGTGACACAGATGGTAAACAACCAAATAGCAAATCTAGTTGATTTTCTAAA comes from the Musa acuminata AAA Group cultivar baxijiao chromosome BXJ2-8, Cavendish_Baxijiao_AAA, whole genome shotgun sequence genome and includes:
- the LOC103994686 gene encoding probable protein phosphatase 2C 62, which codes for MTGKEILHKLKAKAGFASSSETGKGRCKISGRNIRHGYHLVKGKASHPMEDYLVAEFKKVDDHELGLFAIFDGHLGHDVADYLRSHLFENILKEPEIWSDIESAIRKAYDRTDQKILEKAAELGRGGSTAVTAILIDGVKLVVANIGDSRAVISKNGVARQLSVDHEPSTEQRLIEEKGGFVSNIPGDVPRVDGQLAVARAFGDCSLKAHLSSEPDVADDVIDDDTESLILASDGLWKVMSNEEAVDLIKDTRDPQAAAKHLTEEAVARKSKDDISCIVVKFT